GCTGAGCCATTTGTTTAAAAATGTTCGAGTTTACACTGGGAATAACCATTTGTCTGTAGAATGCCCTTTGAGCATTCGTAAACAAGAAGGCCGCAGGCACTTCGCTAGGATTCTTTTCGTCAATATTCCAACCTTCGAAATCCGTACACGAAATTGTTGTGCCTAACATTAAGGCGATTAATAATATTTTTTTCATTTGTTTCATGTTTTAAAATTGTAACTTAACGCTAAATCCGTAATCTTTCGTAGTTGGATAAGCACCTGATTGATAACCTTGAATGTTACCAGCACTTAAACCAGCTTCAGGATCACTATATGGGTCTTCTTTGTCAATAATCCAAAGGTTTCTACCGATTAATGTGAAAGTCAATCCTTTAACAAATCCTTTTGAGAAATATTTTGTTGGAAGACTGTATCCTAATGATAATTCACGAAGCTTGATAAAACCGGCATCGTAAACATGCAATGCATTTGGAGCTCTTGCATATCCAAGTGCGTTAGCATAGTAATCCATTCTTGTAAAGGTAGTATTTGGATTTCCATCAGGGTCAACACCTTCAAGAAGAATACCACCTCCTGCAGATACAGGATCACGTTTTGGGTTACCTAAGCTGTTCAAACCAGCTGTGTAATCGTAGGTACCAGTTGCAGAACCGTACCATCTGTCAAGAGAGAAATAGCTTCCTCCTTTTTGCATGTCAATTAAGAAACTTAAGCTAAGGTCTTTCCATGTAAATCTGTTATTGATACCACCTCTCCACTCTGGTTGGAAAGTACCTAATGCTTGATTTCTGTCAGGAGTTCTTAAGTATCTACCTGTAGTAGGATCAATTGTTCTTTGTCCGTCTGTATAGATGAAGTCAGATCCTTTGATCGTACCGTAAGGCTCTCCAATAGCAGCGTTGATCGTAACACCACCTTGTAGCGATGCCAATTGCAGGTTCTCAAGACCTTGAGGTAATGAAAGAACTTCACTTTCGTTTTTACCCCAGTTTACATCAATTCTCCACTCGAAATTCTCTGTTCTCACAGGAGAACCGTAAAGTGAAAGTTCGATACCTTTATTCTGAACCTCACCGGCATTCAACCATTGTCTTGCATAACCAGTTGCAGTACTAATAGAAACAGGAGTAATCAAGTCTTCAGAAGTCTTGTCATAAACAGAAATATCAAAACCTAATCTGTTTTTGAACATAGACATTTCAAGTCCAATTTCAGTTTCATTCGTAATCTCATTTTTCAAATCCTGGTTCTGGTTTGAAGCAGGCAATGAAGCCGTACCCTGGCCACCAATTGGAGTTCCAAGACCGTAAGTATTGTAAACTGTTAATGGAGCGGCAAAGTTACCTGTTTTTGCGTAACCAGCTCTAATTTTACCTAAGTCAATAACGTTTGAGTCGAAAAGACTTGAGAACAAGAAACTACCAGAAAAACCGTAGTAATCGTATTCATCATTATCTCTTGGTAGAGTAGAAGCTTTATCTCTTCTGTAAGAAGCATCAACAAATAAAATATTGTTAAAACCTACAGAGGCATTCGCATAGTAACCATCAACACCTAAACTATATTCATTTTCAGTCGGTGCATTAATTGGGTTCTTAGAGTTTGAAAGTGCATATAATCCTGGAACGTTCAATCCTCCATTCGTAGAAGCGAAGATAGAAGAGAAGTCTCTACGTAAAATGTTCGTACCGACGACACCTCGTAAACTCCATTTATCCCAGTTCTTATTGAAGTTCAACATCAAGTCATAGTTGTTCTCCATGTAACTGTTGTTATATCTGTTGTAGTTTGGAATGTTAACCGATCCTACAGCAGTTCTTTCTTGCTGGAAGTTTGTATAGTGGTCCATAGTAACCCTACCCATAACACTTAACCAGTCATTGATCTCATAGTTCAATGAAATATTTCCAAAAATACGGTTTCTTTCATCATTCTGGTAGTTTTCATAACGTACCCAGTAAGGGTTGTCAAAATATTGTGGAGCTAAAGATGTTGGATAAGCTGGGTTCCAAGTGATGTTGTCACCAGTTAGGAAATAAGCTTCTTTTTGCTCTTGAATGTCCACGTTTGTTTGCCACCACTGTCTGAAAGACTGGTTAACGTTATTTGCATCATAACCTGTTCCAAATCTACCTTTACCAGTTGTTCTGTTATAAGCAATCTGCGTACTTGCAGTGAACTTTTCAGTAAATTTCCAAGAACCAGAAAAGTCAAAGTTATGTCTTTGGATTTCTGAGTTAGGTAAGATACCCTGAACATTTGTATTGGTATATCCTAATTTGAATTGACCTTGATCATTGGCACCGTCTAAAGTAACTGTGTTGAACAAAGTAGTACCTGTTTCATAAAAAGTATCTGGCTGATTCTCTCCTGCCAACCAAGGAGTAGCTTCACCATAGTTAGCATAACCTATTTCATCCAATTGAGGGTACCAAGATTGCCACTGAACAACATCTAAGTTTTCATCATATGCAGCACCAAAAGAAGCATCCTCACTCGATACCGTTGCCAGTTCAGTTTGTCCGTCTCCGTTGAAATCAACGTCGAAGAAATACCCTGTTGAACCGTAATAAGGACCATAACCCGCACCATATTCTCTCTGATACTTCACAAATGTATCTTTGTTCATTTTGTTGAAAGTGATCGTAGAGTTGATGGTTACACCTATCGCCTGGTCTTCTCTTTGTCTACCTTTTTTCGTAGTAATTACGATTACACCATTCGCAGCACGTGAACCATAAAGAGCGGTCGCAGCACCACCTTTAAGAACGTTCACAGTTTCGATATCATCCGGGTTGATATCCTGAGCAGCATTACCATAGTCATAACCACCTCGACCGGTTCTTTGATTTGATGAGTTGTAAGTTGAGTTACTTACTGGAACACCATCTACAACGAACAATGCCTGGTTATTACCAAATAAAGAAGCATAACCACGAATAACAACGTTGGTAGAACCACCCATTGTACCACTTGCTTTAACGTCGATACCGGCAACCTTACCAGATAAAGAGTTAACGAAGTTAGTCTCTTTAACAGTGTTCACCTGTTCGCCATCTACTTCCTGAGTAGCATAACCTAGTGATTTCTTTTCTCTTGTAATACCTAAAGCTGTTACAACAACCTCATCCAAGGTATTATCTTCAGAGACCATAGTCACGTTGATCGTGCTCTCAGCACCAACTGTTTTGGTAACAGTTGTCATCCCAACGAAACTAAACTGAAGGACATCACCGCTATTCGCATCAAGAGAATAGTTTCCGTCAAAATCAGTTTCAGTACCGGTATTGGTACCTTGAATCAAAACACTAACACCTGGCAACGGTCCGGATTCATCCGACACAGTACCTGTGATAGTTCTTTCTTGTGCAAATGAAATCTGCACTACAAACGCTAGTAAAAGCGTCAAAATTCCACTTAACTTTGTTTTCATTATATAAATTATTTGAATTAATTTGAGCCAAAAATCTTAATAAAAAGTTAATATACCAAGTTTTTAACATAAAAATTTAAAAAAAAGGTTAATGCTTTGTTAATAAGAAAGGCATTTCTATCTATATGATGTAAAAATAAATATTGGTTGCGTAAGGTCAGAATTTAGTGACAATTTTTACATGAATCTTGGAGTTGTCAAGACGGATTGGTTCGTTGTCAAATTTTCCCAGGGCATAACTCAAATTTAATAGTCCGGATTTGGTTTGAAAGGCATATCCAAATCCCAGGCTAATTACATTGGTGTTCAGGTCTGCCAATTTATTTTCTGAATAGGAGAAATCGGTAATTGAATAGAAGTAACTGCCGGCGTTTGGTTTAAACCTGTACTCAAGATTGAAAATGGTAAAAGACGAGGCAAAAATACTCTCTTCATTAACACCTCTTAAATTGTATATTCCTCCAATTCGAAAAAGTTCATTTTCAAAATAATCTTCCGAAATCAAGAGTCCACTGACGTTTCTAAGGAAAATATGATTCTTAGGGTCTATTGAATACAGATAATAGGCCTCAAGGCCAAATTTGGTTTGGCTTGTGCTGCTACCTTCATTTTTTCGTGATCCGGCGAGGGCAGTCAGATCCAAATGAAAATTGACAGGGAAGAGTTCATCCGATGCTAAAAGATTATACTCATATGAAAGGCCAAAGAATAAATTTGAAAAGGAATCGATACCTGAAGAGAGGCCATTTGACAGATCACTCGAATTTTCAGTTTCGAAGATTCCTTCAATGCTACCTATATTTCTCGTTGCATAGGCAAGGTTAACTTTTGTCTTTACGTTACTAAAGGTTGAGTCCTGTCTGTAAATCTCAAAATTGACTTTTGGGGTGATCGGAAGGTTAAACAGAAAAGGTAGATTAGCTTCCAGAAAAAATCGTTGCCGTTCGTTTCCGTTACTTTTCCAAAACAAAGCAATCGTTTCTCCGGCATTGAAAATATTATTTACGGAAAGATCAAGGTATCCGTTAAAAAATATTCCATCACCTTCTTCTTTAGAGGCGAAGCCAATGATTCCATCGAACTGATTTGATTTCTTTTTTTTTAAATAAAGGTAAACGATTGTTGAGTCATTGGTGAACAATACTTCAGGTGGCTTCATTTCCTGGGCAAATGAAAGGTTGTTAACTGCCTTGGAAGCATTGTTTATCTTGTCCCTATTGAACACCTCTCCTTCTTTTAACCCGAGTTCATAGTTGAGGTAGTTTCGAGGGAAGTTTTCATAGCCCTTAACAATGACTTTATCGATCCGTCTTAGCTGGTTAAGGTCTAATTTTAGTTTTGCATAGGCTTCTCCGCCCAGTAATTCGATATGATCCAAACGAATATGAACAAAAGAATTTCCCTTAGACTCAAACAGATCAACCAAAGAATTCATGAGATCGGGAAGTTCTTTTACCGGGATTCTGATCAAGCTGTCATAGGGATTCTTGATCAAGGCCCTTAATTCTTTTTCCAATAGTTCAGACCTGGATAATTCAGTAAAGTCAATATTTATCACCTCCACTTTTTTTCCGGGTGAAATGTAAGCAGAAATTAAGGAGTCCCTGGGAATTATACTGTCGATTGCTGGGCGAAGATATCCTTGAAGTGCCATTTTGTATTTGTAGGCCTGCAGGATCTGTTGGACTGAATCCTGATCAATTGCATTGAATGATTCTTCCTTCAATATATTAAGGTCTGTTATTTCGGTCTCATTAATTACGATTTGAAGCCTTTTATCCTGAGAAAAAACGAGGTTTACTGAAGCACAAAAAAACAGTATATATATATATGGTGTAAGTTTTCTTAACAAAAGGGTTTGAATTGAAGGGTAAATATCAATTATTTTTTACGATTTTCAAAGATGAAAGCATCTATTCAGAGGGAAATTATGAGCCGGATTAGCGGGTTCCCTTACAAACTTAGAGCAAATTCTGATCAAGGGGATATTTTCGTTTTTTGTTCCCTTTATTCCTCGTGGATTTAGACCTGATTTTATAAACCTAAAAAAATCAATAATTTATAGTTTGAATAACCATAAAAAAGTCCTACATTTGCAAACTCTTAAAAAACAGAGAGAACTAAAATTAAAATTTTATAAAAATAGAATGCCAACTATTCAACAATTAGTACGAAAAGGAAGGACCAAAACAACCAAGAAGAATAAATCGGCTGCTTTGAATTCTTGTCCTCAACGTCGTGGAGTATGTACGCGTGTTTACACTACAACACCAAAGAAACCTAATTCAGCAATGAGAAAAGTTGCCAGGGTAAGGTTGACCAATGGTAATGAAGTGAATGCTTACATCCCAGGAGAAGGACATAATTTACAAGAACACTCGATAGTATTGGTTAGAGGTGGAAGAGTAAAGGATTTACCTGGTGTAAAATATCACATTGTTCGTGGTGCTTTGGACACAGCAGGAGTAGAGGGACGAACTCAGCGTCGTTCTAAATACGGAACTAAACGTCCAAAGAAATAATTAAATCTTTTAATGTAAGGAACAATGAGAAAAAGAATTTCAAAGAAAAGAATCCTATTACCGGATCCAAAGTTTAACGATCAGTTGGTTACAAGATTTGTAAACAATTTGATGTTGGATGGTAAGAAGTCTGTTGCATTTAAGGTTTTTTATGATGCACTGGATATTGTTGAGAGTAAAAAGCAGGATGAAGAGAAGACTGCTTTAGAGTTGTGGAAAGAGGCGTTGTCAAATGTAATGCCACATGTTGAAGTGAGAAGTAGAAGAGTTGGGGGAGCCACTTTTCAGATTCCAATGCCAATTAGAGCTGACAGAAAGATATCTATGGCAATCAAATGGATGATTCTGTTTGCAAGAAAGAGAAATGAAAAGAGTATGTCTCAGAGACTTGCTGGTGAGATACTAGCTGCCGTAAAAGAAGAAGGTGCTGCGGTTAAGAAGAGGGTAGATGTTCACAAAATGGCAGATGCGAATAAAGCATTCTCACATTTCAGATTTTAATAAGTTTTTAGCATGGCAAGAGATTTAAAATTAACTAGAAATATTGGTATTGCGGCGCATATTGATGCTGGAAAGACCACAACTACCGAGAGAATTCTATATTACACGGGTGTGTCTCACAAGATTGGTGAGGTTCATGACGGTGCCGCAACGATGGACTGGATGGAGCAGGAGCAGGAAAGAGGTATTACAATTACTTCAGCTGCAACTACCTGTACCTGGCAGTTTCCAACTGAAAACGGAATACCTACAGCTGATGCCAAGGGCTATCACTTTAATATTATTGACACTCCGGGTCACGTTGACTTTACGGTTGAGGTGAACCGTTCATTGAGGGTTCTTGATGGACTGGTGTTTTTGTTTAGTGCTGTTGATGGTGTGGAGCCGCAGTCTGAAACAAACTGGAGGCTTGCAGATAATTACAAAGTGCCTAGAATTGGTTTTGTTAACAAAATGGACCGTCAGGGTTCAGATTTCCTTAGAGTATGTACTCAGGTAAAGGAAATGTTAGGTTCTAATGCGGTACCTATCGTTCTTCCTATTGGGGAAGAAGCAGATTTTAAAGGAATCGTTGATTTAGTAAAGAACAGAGCTATCATTTGGAAAGAAGAGTCTTTCGGATCGACTTTTGATATTATCGATATTCCTGAAGAATTAAAAGAAGAGGCTGCTCAGTATAGAGCTTTGTTGATCGAAGAAGTAGCATCATATGATGAAAACCTTCTTGAGAAATTCATGGAAGATGAAGATTCGATCACTGAAGAAGAAGTGCATAATGCGCTTAGAGCTGCTGTTATGGATATGGCGATCATCCCAATGATATGCGGGTCTGCTTTTAAGAATAAAGGTGTACAGTTTTTATTAGATGGTGTTTGCAGGTATTTACCTTCACCGGTTGATAAAGATGCTATCGTAGGAACCTATCCATCTACTGGAGAGGAGATTTCAAGAAAGCCTTCTGTAAAGGAGCCTTTTTCTGCCTTGGCATTTAAAATTGCAACGGATCCTTTTGTAGGGCGTTTGGCGTTTTTTAGAACGTATTCGGGAAGATTGGATGCCGGATCTTATATCCTTAACAACCGTTCCGGTAAAAAAGAAAGAATTTCAAGAATCTATCAAATGCACTCGAACAAGCAGAATTCTGTTGATTTTATTGAAGCAGGAGACATTGGTGCAGCTGTTGGATTTAAAGATATTAAAACAGGGGATACCATGTCGGATCTTAATGCTCCGATCATTCTGGAAAGTATGGAGTTCCCTGATCCTGTAATCGGGGTGGCTGTTGAACCTAAGACCAAGGCTGACGTTGATAAACTTGGAATGGGTCTGGCTAAACTGGCTGAAGAGGATCCAACGTTCCAGGTAAGAACTGATGAAGCTTCTGGTCAAACCATTATTTCTGGTATGGGTGAACTTCACCTTGAGATTTTGATCGATCGTTTAAAGCGTGAATTCAAGGTTGAGGTAAATGAAGGTGAGCCACAGGTAGAGTACAAAGAAGCGATTACTCAAAGTGCTCAGCACAGAGAGGTATACAAGAAGCAATCAGGTGGTAGAGGTAAGTTTGCCGATATCATTTTTGATATGGGTCCTGCAGATGAAGATTTTGAAGGTGTTGGCTTGCAATTTGTCAATGAGATCAAGGGAGGAAATATTCCTAAGGAATATATCCCTTCTGTAGAGAAAGGATTCGAGATGGCCATGAAGAATGGTCCTTTGGCGGGGTATGAAATGGATACCATGAAGATTGTTTTAAAAGACGGATCTTTCCACCCTGTTGATTCTGATGCACTTTCATTTGAATTGGCTGCAAAATTAGGATACAAATCAGCGGCAAAAGCTGCGGGAGCAGTTATTCTTGAGCCGATCATGAAACTTGAGGTTGTAACGCCTGAAGAAAACATGGGTGATATTGTTGGTGACTTGAACAGAAGAAGAGGTCAGGTTAATGCAATGGACGACAGAGCTGGAGCAAAAGTTGTTAAGGCACATGTTCCTTTGTCTGAGA
This DNA window, taken from Lutimonas zeaxanthinifaciens, encodes the following:
- a CDS encoding SusC/RagA family TonB-linked outer membrane protein, which produces MKTKLSGILTLLLAFVVQISFAQERTITGTVSDESGPLPGVSVLIQGTNTGTETDFDGNYSLDANSGDVLQFSFVGMTTVTKTVGAESTINVTMVSEDNTLDEVVVTALGITREKKSLGYATQEVDGEQVNTVKETNFVNSLSGKVAGIDVKASGTMGGSTNVVIRGYASLFGNNQALFVVDGVPVSNSTYNSSNQRTGRGGYDYGNAAQDINPDDIETVNVLKGGAATALYGSRAANGVIVITTKKGRQREDQAIGVTINSTITFNKMNKDTFVKYQREYGAGYGPYYGSTGYFFDVDFNGDGQTELATVSSEDASFGAAYDENLDVVQWQSWYPQLDEIGYANYGEATPWLAGENQPDTFYETGTTLFNTVTLDGANDQGQFKLGYTNTNVQGILPNSEIQRHNFDFSGSWKFTEKFTASTQIAYNRTTGKGRFGTGYDANNVNQSFRQWWQTNVDIQEQKEAYFLTGDNITWNPAYPTSLAPQYFDNPYWVRYENYQNDERNRIFGNISLNYEINDWLSVMGRVTMDHYTNFQQERTAVGSVNIPNYNRYNNSYMENNYDLMLNFNKNWDKWSLRGVVGTNILRRDFSSIFASTNGGLNVPGLYALSNSKNPINAPTENEYSLGVDGYYANASVGFNNILFVDASYRRDKASTLPRDNDEYDYYGFSGSFLFSSLFDSNVIDLGKIRAGYAKTGNFAAPLTVYNTYGLGTPIGGQGTASLPASNQNQDLKNEITNETEIGLEMSMFKNRLGFDISVYDKTSEDLITPVSISTATGYARQWLNAGEVQNKGIELSLYGSPVRTENFEWRIDVNWGKNESEVLSLPQGLENLQLASLQGGVTINAAIGEPYGTIKGSDFIYTDGQRTIDPTTGRYLRTPDRNQALGTFQPEWRGGINNRFTWKDLSLSFLIDMQKGGSYFSLDRWYGSATGTYDYTAGLNSLGNPKRDPVSAGGGILLEGVDPDGNPNTTFTRMDYYANALGYARAPNALHVYDAGFIKLRELSLGYSLPTKYFSKGFVKGLTFTLIGRNLWIIDKEDPYSDPEAGLSAGNIQGYQSGAYPTTKDYGFSVKLQF
- a CDS encoding POTRA domain-containing protein — encoded protein: MLRKLTPYIYILFFCASVNLVFSQDKRLQIVINETEITDLNILKEESFNAIDQDSVQQILQAYKYKMALQGYLRPAIDSIIPRDSLISAYISPGKKVEVINIDFTELSRSELLEKELRALIKNPYDSLIRIPVKELPDLMNSLVDLFESKGNSFVHIRLDHIELLGGEAYAKLKLDLNQLRRIDKVIVKGYENFPRNYLNYELGLKEGEVFNRDKINNASKAVNNLSFAQEMKPPEVLFTNDSTIVYLYLKKKKSNQFDGIIGFASKEEGDGIFFNGYLDLSVNNIFNAGETIALFWKSNGNERQRFFLEANLPFLFNLPITPKVNFEIYRQDSTFSNVKTKVNLAYATRNIGSIEGIFETENSSDLSNGLSSGIDSFSNLFFGLSYEYNLLASDELFPVNFHLDLTALAGSRKNEGSSTSQTKFGLEAYYLYSIDPKNHIFLRNVSGLLISEDYFENELFRIGGIYNLRGVNEESIFASSFTIFNLEYRFKPNAGSYFYSITDFSYSENKLADLNTNVISLGFGYAFQTKSGLLNLSYALGKFDNEPIRLDNSKIHVKIVTKF
- the rpsL gene encoding 30S ribosomal protein S12 codes for the protein MPTIQQLVRKGRTKTTKKNKSAALNSCPQRRGVCTRVYTTTPKKPNSAMRKVARVRLTNGNEVNAYIPGEGHNLQEHSIVLVRGGRVKDLPGVKYHIVRGALDTAGVEGRTQRRSKYGTKRPKK
- the rpsG gene encoding 30S ribosomal protein S7, whose product is MRKRISKKRILLPDPKFNDQLVTRFVNNLMLDGKKSVAFKVFYDALDIVESKKQDEEKTALELWKEALSNVMPHVEVRSRRVGGATFQIPMPIRADRKISMAIKWMILFARKRNEKSMSQRLAGEILAAVKEEGAAVKKRVDVHKMADANKAFSHFRF
- the fusA gene encoding elongation factor G — translated: MARDLKLTRNIGIAAHIDAGKTTTTERILYYTGVSHKIGEVHDGAATMDWMEQEQERGITITSAATTCTWQFPTENGIPTADAKGYHFNIIDTPGHVDFTVEVNRSLRVLDGLVFLFSAVDGVEPQSETNWRLADNYKVPRIGFVNKMDRQGSDFLRVCTQVKEMLGSNAVPIVLPIGEEADFKGIVDLVKNRAIIWKEESFGSTFDIIDIPEELKEEAAQYRALLIEEVASYDENLLEKFMEDEDSITEEEVHNALRAAVMDMAIIPMICGSAFKNKGVQFLLDGVCRYLPSPVDKDAIVGTYPSTGEEISRKPSVKEPFSALAFKIATDPFVGRLAFFRTYSGRLDAGSYILNNRSGKKERISRIYQMHSNKQNSVDFIEAGDIGAAVGFKDIKTGDTMSDLNAPIILESMEFPDPVIGVAVEPKTKADVDKLGMGLAKLAEEDPTFQVRTDEASGQTIISGMGELHLEILIDRLKREFKVEVNEGEPQVEYKEAITQSAQHREVYKKQSGGRGKFADIIFDMGPADEDFEGVGLQFVNEIKGGNIPKEYIPSVEKGFEMAMKNGPLAGYEMDTMKIVLKDGSFHPVDSDALSFELAAKLGYKSAAKAAGAVILEPIMKLEVVTPEENMGDIVGDLNRRRGQVNAMDDRAGAKVVKAHVPLSEMFGYVTTLRTLSSGRATSTMEFSHYEKTPSSVSEEVIKKAQG